Proteins encoded together in one Oceanivirga salmonicida window:
- a CDS encoding YiiX/YebB-like N1pC/P60 family cysteine hydrolase yields MKKILICLLFITNLTFAAGFNDIQMWYPITMLPEIKDKLQEGDIIIFKPLTTKFTSRFGHIAIVGKDKKIVDFPDGHVGFREMPIEIVTTQEYRDVIVIRYKNSTKEFREKLMEKVYSYIDKNYFILSFHNLSKNTTYCSLFIRDVYELANDTDKTIFPESNILVLPEEFINAGENFYILELE; encoded by the coding sequence TATGTTTATTATTTATTACGAATTTAACCTTTGCAGCAGGTTTTAATGATATACAAATGTGGTATCCTATAACTATGTTACCAGAAATTAAAGACAAATTACAAGAAGGCGATATTATAATATTTAAACCATTAACAACAAAATTTACATCTCGTTTTGGTCATATTGCAATAGTTGGTAAAGATAAAAAAATAGTTGATTTTCCTGATGGACATGTTGGTTTTAGAGAAATGCCCATCGAAATTGTTACAACACAAGAATATAGAGACGTTATAGTTATAAGATATAAGAATAGTACCAAAGAATTTAGGGAAAAACTTATGGAGAAAGTCTATTCTTACATAGATAAAAATTACTTTATACTAAGTTTTCATAATTTAAGTAAAAACACAACATACTGTTCATTATTTATTCGTGATGTTTATGAATTGGCTAATGATACAGATAAAACTATATTCCCAGAAAGTAATATTTTAGTATTACCAGAAGAATTTATAAATGCTGGTGAAAATTTCTATATACTAGAATTGGAATAA